The genomic stretch ACCGCGGCCACCGGCATGGACGCGTTCATTCACGCGCTCGAGTCGTATATCTCGACCAAGGCCAACCCCATCAGCGACATGTTCGCGATGGAGTCGATGCGCCTGATCGGCGCGAACCTCGTGGAAGCCTACGAGAACGGCCATTCGCTCAAGGCGCGCGAAGCCATGATGCTCGGCTCGATGTACGGCGGCCTCGCGCTCACGGCGGCGGGCACGGCGGCCGTGCACGCGCTCGCGTACCCGCTTGGCGGCATGTTCAACATCACGCACGGCGTGGCCAATTCGATGCTGCTGCCGCACGTGATGGCGTTCAATCTCGACGCTATCGTCGGCCGCCTCGCCACCGTCGCGCACGCGCTGAACATCGCGCAACACGACGACAGCGAACAGGCCGCCGCCGACAAGTTCCTCGCCCGCCTGCGCGAGTGGACGGCGGCGCTCGCGATCCCGCAGGATCTGCGCGAATTCGGCGTTTCGGAAACGCATCTCGACGCGCTCTCGGTCGCCGCCGCGAAGGTCAAGCGCCTGCTCGGCAACAACCCGAAGGCGTTGAGCCTCGACGACATCAAGTCGATTTACGCGCGCCTGCTGCCATGAACACGCCGCGTCTGCTGATTCTCGGCGACGACCTCTCCGGCACCGCCGACTGCGCCGTGAAATGCACGCATCGCGGGCTGACGAGCGTGGTGTGCCTCGACGCTGCGCACGCGCTCGCGAGTGCCGCCGTCGCCACCGAAGCCGCCAGCGCCGACGTGCTCGCCATCGACACGGACACGCGCCGCGCGACGCACGCCGCGGCGGCCACGGCGAACGCGAACGCGTGGCGCGCGCACGCGGCCGACCGGCGTCTCTACAAGAAGATCGACTCGACGCTACGCGGCAACGTGGCCGCCGAAGTGGCCGCGCTCGCGGCGCACGCGGGCATGGCGATCGTCGCGCCCGCGCTGCCCGAAGCGGGCCGCACCGTGGTGAACGGCCATCTGCTCGTGCACGGCACGCCGGTGGAAGCCACCGAAGTGTGGCGCAACGAAGGCATCGCGGGCAGCGGCGACGTGCCCGCCATGCTCGCCGACGCCGGTCTGAACGTCGCGCATGTCGATACGCACGCCGTGCGCGAAGGCGTGAGCGCATTGCGCGCGCGGCTCGACGCGTATCGCACGCAAGGCGTGAACGCCGTGATTTGCGACAGCGCCACCGACGACGATCTGCGCATCGTCGCGCAAGCGTCGGCCGCGCTCGACGGCGTGTTCTGGGTGGGCTCGGCGGGTCTCGCGCAAACGCTGATCGGCGCGCTTTGCGGCGATGAAACCCGCACGGAGCAAGCGGTTGCGTCCGCAACGATCATGCCTGCGCGTCAATCGAATCACGCGCGCCACGCGAACCATCCGCGCGGCGTGCTCGTCGTGGTCGGCAGCATGTCGAGCGTCTCGCACGCGCAGATCGAGGCGTTGCGCGGCGAAGCCGCCGCGGCTTTCGAATACTTCAGTGTTGATGTCGCCGCGCTGCTCGATCCCGTGAGCCCCGCTTCACTCACGCTCGGCACGCGCGTGGCGAATGCGCTGATGCGCGGCCGTCACGTGGTGGTGGCGATGAACCAGGCGGAGCGCGCAAGCGCCGCTATCGGCGATCAACTCGCGCGCCAGCTCGCGGAGCGCCTCGCGCCCGCCGCCGCGCACGCGGGCGCGCTCGTCGCCACGGGCGGCGAAACGGCGCGCGCGCTGCTCGCGGCCATGGGCGTGCAGTCACTGCGCGTGCTCGAAGAACTCGAACCCGGCGTGCCGCTGATGGCCGCCACCGGAACGGCGCGCGTCTTGCCCGTCGTCACCAAGGCGGGCGGCTTCGGCGCGCCCGATACGCTTTATCGCGCGTGGCGGCGGCTCGCCCACGCGCAACCCGACTCCCCCCGATCCACCGAATCCAGCGCAACCCGCGCATTGAGCAACGAGGAAGCCATGACTTATCGTCCCGTAATCGGCATCACGATGGGCGATGCCGCCGGCGTGGGCCCGGAAATCATCATGAAGAGCCTCGCGCACCAGTCGGTGTACGACGGCTGCCGCCCGCTCGTGATCGGCGACGCGAAGCGTCTCGTCGACGCGGCGCAGCGCACCGGCGTCTCGCTCGAAGTGCGGTCGATCGCCACGCCCGCCGACGCGCGTTTCCAGCCCGGCGTGGTCGACTGCATCGACCTCGACCTGATTCCCGCAGCGCTGCCCTACGGCCAGCTCTCGCCCGTGGCCGGCGACGCCGCCTACCAGTACATCGCGCGCACCGTCGAACTCACCTCGGCCGGCGAACTCGACGCGATCTGCACCGCGCCGCTCAACAAGGAAGCGCTGCACGCGGGCGGCCACATCTTCCCCGGCCACACGGAAATGCTCGCGCACCTCACCGGCATTCCCGAAGTGTCGATGATGCTCGTCGCGCCCAAGCTGCGCGTGATCCACGTGACCACCCATATCGGTTTGCTCGACGCCATCCGCAAGATCGAACCGGGCCTCGTGCAGCGCACGATCGAACGCGCGCACGACACGCTGGTGCGCGCGGGGATCGAGAACCCGCGTATCGGCGTGTGCGGGATCAATCCGCATGCGGGCGAAAACGGCCTGTTCGGTTACGGCGAGGAAGAGGAAAAGATCATGCCGGCCGTGGCCGTGCTGCGCGAACGCGGCTGGAACGTGGAAGGCCCGCTGCCCGCCGACACGCTGTTCTTCCGCGCCGGCCGCGGCGACTTCGACGTGGTCGTGGCGATGTATCACGACCAGGGCCACGGCCCCGTGAAGGTGATGGGTCTCGAAGCGGGCGTGAACGTCACGGTTGGTTTGCCCGTGATCCGCACCTCGGTCGACCACGGCACCGCGTTCGATATCGCGGGCACCGGCATCGCCGACGAACGCAGCATGCTCGAAGCGCTCAAGCAGGCACAAGACCTCGCTACGCGCCGCGCCGTCCACGCCGCCTGACGCATCGCGCGACGCCCGCGCGCGCCGCGTGCACAGCGTGCCCGGTGCGCCGGGCGGGCAATCGCAGGCGGATTCGCGTGCGTTCGTTGAGTACACAACAATCGGAGACACAAGATGAATCACTTCACCGCGTGGGACACCACCGTCATCATTGCGATGGTGGTCGTGTACATCGTCGTCACGGCCTGGATCAGCATCCGGCTGCGCAGCAAGACCACCGAGCAGTTCATGGTCGCGGGCCGCTCCACGCCCGCCGTCGTGATCGCCATTCTGCTGATGTCGGAATACATCGGCGCGAAGTCCACCATCGGCACCTCGCAGGAAGCGTTCAATGTCGGCATCGCGGCGTCGTGGTCGGTGATTTCGGCCTCCATCGGCTTCCTGTTCTTCGGCCTCTTCATGGCGAAACGCCTGTATCGCTCGGGCGAATTCACCATCTCGGGCTTCATCGCGCAGAAGTACGGCAAGGCGGCGAAACTCGTGGTCTCGGCGATCATGATCTACGCGCTCTTCATCGTGAACGTGGGCAACTACGTGAGCGGCGCGGCGGCCATTTCCACCGTGATGCGCGTGAATCTGCCCACCGCGGCGTTCATCACCGCGATCGTTTCCACGATCTACTTCGCGTGGGGCGGCCTGAAAAGCGTGGCGTACGTAACGATCCTGCATAGCGCGGTGAAGCTCATCGGCATCGGCATTCTCGTGTGGGTCGCGTTGTCGATGACAGGCGGCATCGCCCCGATGATGCACGCCATGCCCGAAAAATACTTCACCTGGAACGGCGCGCTGAGCGGCGGCACGATTGGCGCATGGATCATCGGCACGGCGGGCGCGATCTTCTCCACGCAGTTCATCATTCAGGCTATCTCGGGCGCGAAGTCGGCGGAAGACGCGCGCAACTCCACGCTGATCGCGGGCGCGCTGTGCATTCCCATCGCGCTGGCGCTCGGCTTTCTCGGCGTCGCGGCCAAGTTCCTGTTCCCGAACATCAAGAGCCTCTACGCGCTGCCGATCTTCCTGCAGCACATGAACCCGCTGCTCTCGGGCGTGGTCACGGTCTCGCTGGTGGCGTCGATCTTCGTGAGCGTGAGCACGGTGGCGCTCGCCATCGCCTCGCTGATCGTGAAGGACTTCTACGTGCCGCGTTATCGCCCGACGCCGGAGCGCGAACTGCGCGCCACGCGCATGATCTCGTTCGTCGTGGGCTTCCTGCCGCTGATCTTCGTGCTGTTCGTGCCGCAGATTCTCGCGCTCTCGTTCTTCACGCGCGCGCTGCGTCTTTCGGTGACAGTGGTCGCGCTCATCGGCATCTATCTGCCCTTCTTCAACAGCAACCGCGGCGCGATCTGGGCGCTCGTGGTCGCCACGCTCGCCACCACGGTCTGGTACGTGCTCGGCAATCCGCTCGGTATCGACAACATGTACGTGGCGCTCGTCAGCCCCGCGATCGTGATGGTCATCGACAAGCTGCTCACGCCTTCGGCGAACAACAATGCCCGGCGCGTCGCGCATACGGACTCGTAAGCGCGCGGTATTGCGCCCCGCATTGCGCCCTCGCCCAGCAATCAAGGAATTCATCATGACGACTGTTTCCACCCTGCCCGACGCCGCGTTTACGATGCCCGGCCGCCTGCACGCGGCCGCCGGCGACGCCGCGCGCACCGACGCCTATCTGCCCGCCGCGACCGTGCAATGCCACGCGGCCAACCTGCTCGCGCTCGCCAACGGCGACGTGCTGTGCGCGTGGTTCGGCGGCACCCAGGAAGGCGTGCCCGACATCTCGATCTATTGCTCGCGCCTCGAAAAAGGCAGCGAAACGTGGAGCGAACCCGTGCGCCTCTCCGAGGACGCCACGCGCTCCGAGCAGAACCCCGTGCTGTTCGCCGCGCCCAACGGCGACCTCTGGCTCATCTACACGGCGCAGCTTTCCGGCCACCAGAACACCTCCATCGTGCGCCGGCGCATTTCGAAGGACCAGGGGCGCACGTGGGGCGCCATCGACACGCTGTTCGACAAACCGGGCACCTTCGTGCGTCAGCCCATCGTGGTGGCGCGCGACGGCGCGTGGCTGTGCCCCGTGTTCCTGTGCCGCGTGCAGCCGGGCGAGCGCTGGTCGGGCAACGACGACGTGAGCGTGGTGATGCGCTCGACCGACGGCGGCGCGAGCTGGCGCGAACACGCCGTGCCCGGCAGCGTGGGCTGCGTGCACATGAACATCCAGACGCTCGCTGACGGCACGCTGCTCGCGCTCTACCGCAGCCGCTGGGCCGACCATATCCACGCGAGCCGTTCGCGCGACGGCATCGCGTGGAGCGCGCCCGAAGCGCTGGCGTTGCCGAACAACAATTCGTCGATCCAGTTCGTCGCGCTCGCGAACGGCCATCTCGGCCTCGTGTTCAACGCGAGCAGCGCGGCGCAAAGCAAGGAACGCCGCGCCTCGCTCTACGACGACATCGAAGACGCCGAAGACAGCGGCGAACTCGTCACGCAGGCGGCCTCGGCGCACGGCACCGCGTTCTGGGGCGCGCCGCGCGCACCGATGACGCTCGCCATTTCGAGCGACGGCGGCCGCACATGGCCCGTGCTGCGCAACCTCGAAACCGGCGATGGCTACTGCATGACGAATAACTCCACGGACAAGCTCAACCGCGAGTTCTCGTATCCGTCGATCGCGCAGTCGCCCGACGGCCGCCTGCATATCGCTTACACGTACTTCCGCCAGCGCATCAAGTACGTGAGCGTGACGGAGGACTGGGCCAGCGCGGCGACGCAGGACGCCGGCGCGGCGCACGCAAGCGTGTAAGCGCGTGAGACGCCGACGAGATCCCGCGCCATGGGCAAAGTGCAGCGGAACCGGCAGCGGAAAGTGGATAAACTACGTGCGCGCCGGATTGTCCACGCCGTTTGCCTCGCTGCGGGGCGACGTCCCGAACCCAACCTCGAATCGTCCATGAAAGTAGCCCGCCGCCGTGAAGCCATGCTCCAGGCCGTTCTCTCCGGCATGACCGAAGTGTCCGAGTTGTGCGAACACTTCGGCATGTCGGAGGCCACCGTGCGCCGCGATCTGCGCGCGCTCGCGGACGAGCGGCTGATCTTGCGCACCTACGGCGGCGCCGCTTCCGTGAGCACGCATGCGCCCGAGGAATCGCTCGAGCAGCGGCGCCAGAGCTTCCAGGCCGAGAAGGACGCGATCGGCCACGCGGCGGCCGCGCACGTCCAGGCGGGCGACACGATCTTTCTCGACAGCGGCACGACCACGGCCGCGCTCGCGCGGGCGCTCGCCAGCGCGGGCCGCCACGACGTGCGCGTGGTCACCAACAACCTGCTCGTCGTGCAGGCGCTCGCCGCGAGCAACGTGCCGCTCACGCTGATCGGCGGCGAGGTGCGCGAGTCGAGCATGAGCACGCTCGGTCCCATCGCCCAGTTGGCGCTCACGCGCGTGACCGTCGATAAGGCCTTTCTCGGCGCCGACGGCGTCGTGCCCGGCCGCGGCCTCTGCGAAGCGACCGCCGACCAGGCTTACCTCAAGGAATGTTTGATGCGCCAGGCCGCGAGCCTCTATGTGCTCGTGACCGCCGACAAACTCAACCGCGACAGCCAGCAGCATTGGGCGCCCATCGACAAACCGTGGACGCTCATCACCGACGCGAACGCCTCGCACGCCGGCTTGCAGCCGTTCCGCGATCTCGCGGGCGTGACGATCGAAGCGATCGCGGTGGCGGCGAGCGGAGCGGGCATGGCGCTATCGCACTGAAATCGCTCTTATGAACCACGCAAGCCAGCAACGTTTTGTCGTCACGGGCGCCAGCTCGGGCATTGGTTACGCGATCGCGCGGCATTTGCTCGACGCGGGCCACGCTGTGATCGGCGTGAGCCGTAGCGCGCCCGATTTGCATGACGCACGCTTCACGCACGAAGCCGCCGATCTCGGCGATACGGCGTCCATCGTGCCCCTGGCGGCGCGCCTCGGCGCAGTGGACGGCCTCGTGCACGCGGCGGGCTTCATGCAAACCGCGCGCCTTGGCGAACTCGACGCGGCGAGCGGCGAGGCCATGTGGCGTTTGCACGTGGCCGCGGCTGCGGCGCTGGCCGACTCGCTCGTGCCCGTCATGCGCGCGGGCGGGCGCATCGTGCTGATCGGCAGCCGCGTGTCGGGCGGCGCGGCGGGGCGCAGCCAGTACGCCGGTGTGAAAGCCGCCATGGTGGGCATGGCACGCTCGTGGGCGATGGAACTCGCGCCGCGCGGCATCACCGTGAACGTGGTCTCGCCCGCCGCCACGGAAACACCCATGCTCAAGGACCCGCAGCGCACCTCGAGCGCGCCCGTGCTGCCGCCTATCGGCCGGTATGTGCGCGCGGAGGAAGTGGCTTCGATGGTGGCGTATCTGCTCGGGCCGCAGGCCGGAGCAATTACCGGGCAGCAGATCATGATTTGCGGCGGGAGTTCGCTTTAAATACGCTGCGCCGCGTTAAACACGTTTGCAAATGAAAATCGCCAGAAACGCAATAACGTTTCTGGCGATTTTTTATTCAGGCTTCAATCGTACGAATGATTTGCACAAAAGTAGCCTGACAAGCGCAATTGCTCGCGGCTCAATGCCGCCGATTTACTGCATATGCTGGCCGCCGTTAATCGGAATATTCGCGCCCGTGACGAAACCGGCGTCCTCCGAACACAGAAACAGTACGAGCGCCGCGACTTCATTCGGGTTGCCGAGACGGCCCATGGGAATCTGCGGCAGGATTTTCGAGTCGAGAATGTCCTGCGGAATCGCCGTCACCATTTTCGTGGCCAGATAACCCGGCGAAATCGTGTTGACCGTCACGCCCTTGCGCGCCACTTCGAGCGCGAGCGACTTCGTGAAGCCGTGCATGCCCGCCTTCGCGGCCGCATAGTTGGTCTGGCCCACCGACCCTTTCGAGCCGTTCACCGAAGAGATATTGATGATACGGCCCCACGCGCGCTCGACCATGCCGTCGCAGAGCGGCTTGGAGATATTGAAGATCGAATCGAGATTCGTGCGCAGCACCGCGTCCCAGTTCACCTTGTCGAGCTTGCGGAACGTCATGTCGCGCGTGATACCGGCGTTGTTCACGAGTATGTCGATGGGGCCGATCTCGCTCTGGATCTTCGTCGCGCCGCGCTGGCACGAGTCGTAGTCGGCCACGTCCATCGCATAGGCGTGAAATTCGCGATCCGTCGCGCGCATGCGCGCGAGCCAGTCCTGCGCGCCCGCGTTATCGGGTGAATGCGTCACGACGACGCGATAGCCCGCGTCGTGCAGCTTCATGCTGATGGCTTCGCCGAGGCCGCCCATGCCGCCCGTCACCAATGCAATTCGATTAGTCATCCTGTCTATCCGCGTGAGTTTTACGTCAATGAAGGGCGCCTTGTTGTTGACGACAAGGCGTGAAATCGCGCGGGTTTTATTCAACTGCTGATATTGCGCGTTGCAACTGCAAGGGATCGCCACGCCGGGGTGGCGCGGCGATCCGGTTTGATTTCTCGTTACCGAAAAAAGCGGCTCTTGCGGCGACTGCCTAGCCGCGCTCGACCGCGAGCGCCACGCCCATGCCGCCGCCGATGCACAGCGACGCCAGGCCCTTCTTCGCGTCGCGCTTCTGCATTTCGTGCAGCAGCGTGACCAGAATCCGGCAGCCCGACGCGCCGATCGGGTGACCGATCGCAATCGCCCCGCCGTTCACGTTGATCTTCGACGTGTCCCAGCCCATCTGCTTGTTCACGGCCAGCGCCTGCGCCGCGAACGCCTCGTTGATCTCCATCAGGTCGAGATCGTTCGGCGTCCAGCCCGCGCGCTCCAGCGCGCGCTTCGACGCCGGCACCGGACCCATGCCCATCATCTTCGGATCGACGCCCGCGTTCGCGTACGCCTTGATGCGCGCCAGCGGCTTCAGACCCAGTTCCTCGGCCTTTTTCGCCGACATCACCACGACCGCCGCCGCGCCGTCGTTGAGCCCCGAGGCGTTCGCCGCCGTCACCGAGCCTTCCTTGTTGAACGCCGGCTTCAGGCCCGCGAGCGATTCGGCCGTCACGCCGTGACGCACGAATTCGTCGGTGTCGAACACGAGCGGGTCGCCCTTGCGCTGCGGAATCTGCACCGGCACGATTTCATCGGCGAAACGGCCCGCCTTCTGCGCGGCTTCCGCCTTGTTCTGCGAGAGCGCGGCGAATGCGTCCTGCTGCTCGCGCGTGATGCCGTATTCCTTCGCGACGTTTTCCGCCGTCTGGCCCATGTGGTACTGGTTGTACACGTCCCACAGACCGTCGACGATCATGGTGTCGACGAGCTTCGCGTCGCCCATGCGGAAGCCGTCGCGCGAGCCCGGCAGCACGTGCGGCGCGGCGCTCATGTTTTCCTGGCCGCCCGCAACGACGATCTCGGCGTCGCCGGCCAGGATCGCGTTGGCCGCGAGCATCACGGCCTTCAGGCCCGAGCCGCAGACCTTGTTGATGGTCATCGCCGGCACCGAGGCGGGCAGCCCCGCCTTGATCGACGCCTGGCGCGCCACGTTCTGGCCCGAACCGGCCGTGAGCACCTGACCCATGATGACTTCGCTGACCTGCTCGGGCTTGACGCCCGCGCGCTCGAGCGCGGCCTTGATGACGATGGCGCCGAGCTCCGGCGCGGGAATCTTCGCCAGCGAGCCGCCGAATTTGCCAACCGCCGTGCGTGCGGCCGAAACGATCACAATGTCAGTCATGCTTAGCTCCTGCTTTGTTGATACGCGTGTGGAAATCGATGCTGCGAATCCGCGAGCGACACCGCGCCGCGCCATCGACCGGTGAGGACGATGGCGGGCGGGCATGCCCGGGTGATATCGATACGTAGCCTGGACTTTGCCGGGATGCGAGGCGAACGGCCGACCTGGCCGGTCTGGCCTGCGCTACCCGGCCCGGGAGCCGATCAAGCCTTCGCGCTTGCCTTGGCTGCCGTGGCTTGCGCGGCTTGGGTCGCTTGTTGCGTCGCGGCTTGAGCCGACGCCGCCGCGTTCTGGAAACCGCTTTGCGCCGTTTCGATGGCTTGACGGGTCGCGCCGCGCATGGTTTCGGCGGCGTTGTTGAACGCGGCGATGCTGGAGTTCATCGCGGCGATGAAGGCGTCGGCACCGAGCGGCGCCTGCTGGCCGTACTGCGCGAAGGGCGCGGTGAACGGGCCAACGAACGGGGCGAAGCCTTCAGACGCGGCCTTGAAACGCTGGCCCTGCTCGCCCGATTGCGTTTGCGCGGCTTCGACCAGCGCTTGCTGCGTGTGCGACGCGATTTCGGCGAGGTGCTGACCGTACGAGACGGCCTTGGCGACGGCGTGCTGCGACGCGCCCACTTGCTGGGTCACGAATTCGGCGGGGTTGCTGCTCTGCAGCGCGCCCTTGAGCGTGGATTCGCTTTCCGCCAGCGCCGCCTTGCTCGTTTGCAGGTTCAGGTCGATAACGGCCTGCCAGCCTTGAAACAGCGGCTGGGCAAATGCGAGAAACGTGGCAATACCGGCCTGGTAATTCGCGCGGAATGATTCGGGTGCGGAAACGGACATCAGCAATGCTCCTTGGTTAGTCTTACTGAATAAAGCGCCAACCCCCGAAGGCATGATGTACGGCTGCGTGCGATTTATGCAGATTGCTTCATCGCCGTCATCAATTTAGAGCAGTCATTCTAAGGCAGAATTTTGACAATTTTGTGCGCCACACAATTAGGGGATTTCCCTTATGACACCGATTCGGGTTTGGTTCTTGCAGTTGTCTGGCAACGTTTAAGGGAAGGATTAATGCTATTTAAATCGCGCGTTATCTGTACAAAATCGATCCATGCATTTTCATGGATTAACGGCTTTGGCGTTGCGCGCTAAATCGTCGCGATCCTTCACCCACGACAAGCGCGCAATTTCGCATATCGGAGTGAATGCGCACCGCGACGATTGTTTCGCCCCACCCAACACCGCCCCCTCAACCCTTCCCCTTCCGCACAGCCCGCACCGGCTTCGCCGCCTCGGTCGCCACGCGCCCCGTGCGTCGCGGCGCGCGCCGCACAGCCGGCGCCCCCACCGCCGCCCGCTCGCGCGCGGCGTCCAGCTCGCGCGCCTGCGCGTCGTGACTGGCGCGCAACGCGTCGAGCCGGCCTTCGAGCATGCCGGCCTGGTGCCGCATATCGCCGAGCTGGGCCTGCAAGCCCTGGATCTCCGCGCGCGCGCTTTCCTCGGCACGCGCGGCGCGCTGCGTGGCGGCATCGGTTTCGCGTTGCAAGCGCAGGTTGGCCGTGCGCTCGCGTTCGATTTCGAGCAACGCGCGCTTTTCGGCGGCCTGCAAGCGCGTTTCCGCGAGTTCGGCGCTAGCGCGCAGCTTGTCGAGTTCCGCGGCGAAATCGGCGCGCGCCTGGGTGAGCGCCGCGTCGCGCTCGCGCTGGCTCTGCTGCGAGCGCGCCAATTCCGCTTCGAGCGCGCTGCGCGTCGCCTCGGCGGCGGCCTGCGCCTGCTCGAGTTCCTGAATGCGCACCTGCGCCGTGAGCAGTGCCGCCGTGCGCTGCTCGAGCGCCTGCTCCGTGTGCGCGAGATCGGCGCGCGTGGCGGCCACGGCGGCTTCGGCGGCCTGCCGCGCGGCTTCGACTTCCTCGCGCAACGCACCGAGCGAATCGCGCGCCGTTGCCGCCGCACGCTGCCAGAGCGCCGCGACGAGTTCGCCCGCCGCGCCCTGCA from Paraburkholderia acidisoli encodes the following:
- a CDS encoding DNA-binding protein, which codes for MSEAVPDEVRLNAEIERLKAEFPKTRELYREVCALMFFRFGITPTANRLYQHVRRGSMSTPTAVLGEFWAELREKSRVRIEHADLPVELQGAAGELVAALWQRAAATARDSLGALREEVEAARQAAEAAVAATRADLAHTEQALEQRTAALLTAQVRIQELEQAQAAAEATRSALEAELARSQQSQRERDAALTQARADFAAELDKLRASAELAETRLQAAEKRALLEIERERTANLRLQRETDAATQRAARAEESARAEIQGLQAQLGDMRHQAGMLEGRLDALRASHDAQARELDAARERAAVGAPAVRRAPRRTGRVATEAAKPVRAVRKGKG